Proteins encoded by one window of Lathyrus oleraceus cultivar Zhongwan6 chromosome 1, CAAS_Psat_ZW6_1.0, whole genome shotgun sequence:
- the LOC127085639 gene encoding probable receptor-like protein kinase At1g11050 — translation MKIVVVFPFFLCINMMMSLMSISAAPTPSPSSSSSSCPMDLNYVLRIHWNSSACQNLEPLSSKQVSNTSNCCISLLSLFGIGFAQHLKETSQFNLQDLQTSISCMKDFQSKLNSLSLSKNLVNSCFDPLQFVISPNICAGIETVHDWNEKLGQNTNLNSACKPDLTDLSQCDVCLAAGLQVKQKLVSIDGNSSHSLSCFYFAILYAAGIVNEFGPESNGAVTCAFSLPVYTQTGSGSKNHQGLVFGLTGAGVALFVMSSLLGLYVWYDRKRMRKRKLETFQFDFDPEEQGSRRRLRPNTGSIWYKIPELEKATDNFSSKNFIGRGGFGLVFKGTLADGSVVAVKRVLESDFQGDVEFCNEVEIISNLKHRNLLPLRGCCVVDESENYGDRGSQRYLVYDYMPNGNLEDHLFVSKDPSKPNKLLTWPLRKNIILDVAKGLAYLHYGVKPAIYHRDIKATNILLDEDMRARVADFGLAKQSREGQSHLTTRVAGTHGYLAPEYALYGQLTEKSDVYSFGVVVLEIMCGRKALDLSSSGSPRAFLITDWAWSLVKSGKIDEALDASLLKDENNTSSNPKSIMERFLLVGILCSHVMVALRPTISDALKMLEGDIEVPQIPDRPMPLGHPSFYNNDCNGNTFSISPALSGLKLPTGDMLRSISER, via the exons ATGAAGATTGTTGTTGTGTTTCCTTTCTTTCTATGTATCAACATGATGATGAGTTTGATGAGTATTTCAGCAGCTCCTACTCCTTctccatcatcatcatcatcatcatgtcCTATGGATCTTAACTATGTCCTAAGAATCCATTGGAACTCTTCAGCTTGTCAAAATCTAGAGCCTTTATCATCAAAACAAGTTTCAAACACAAGCAATTGTTGCATATCACTTTTGTCTCTCTTTGGAATAGGATTTGCGCAACATCTAAAAGAAACCTCACAGTTCAATCTCCAAGACCTTCAAACTTCAATTTCATGCATGAAAGATTTTCAATCAAAGCTCAATTCTTTATCACTTTCGAAAAACCTTGTCAACTCTTGTTTTGACCCTCTTCAATTTGTTATCTCTCCTAACATATGTGCAGGTATTGAAACTGTTCATGATTGGAATGAGAAGTTGGGTCAGAACACCAATCTCAACTCTGCTTGTAAACCAGATCTAACTGATCTTTCTCAGTGTGATGTCTGTTTAGCTGCTGGTTTACAGGTTAAGCAGAAGCTTGTTTCGATTGATGGTAATTCTTCTCATTCGTTGAGTTGTTTTTACTTTGCAATTCTTTATGCTGCTGGAATTGTGAATGAGTTTGGACCTGAAAGTAATGGTGCTGTTACATGTGCTTTTAGTTTACCTGTTTATACACAAACTGGTTCTGGTTCGAAGAATCATCAGGGTCTTGTGTTCGGGTTAACCGGAGCTGGTGTTGCGTTGTTTGTTATGAGTTCTTTGTTGGGTTTATATGTTTGGTATGATAGGAAACGTATGAGGAAGAGAAAGCTTGAAACTTTTCAATTTGATTTTGATCCCGAGGAACAAGGCTCTCGCCGTAGGTTGAGACCGAATACCGGGTCGATTTGGTACAAAATTCCGGAACTTGAGAAAGCAACTGATAATTTTTCATCCAAGAATTTCATAGGGAGAGGTGGGTTTGGTTTGGTTTTCAAAGGAACTTTGGCTGATGGATCTGTTGTTGCGGTTAAGCGGGTTTTAGAATCCGATTTTCAAGGGGATGTCGAGTTTTGTAATGAAGTCGAGATTATTAGTAATCTTAAGCATAGGAATTTGTTGCCTCTTAGAGGTTGTTGTGTGGTTGATGAGAGTGAGAATTATGGTGATAGAGGAAGTCAAAGATATCTTGTTTACGATTACATGCCGAATGGAAACCTCGAAGATCATCTTTTTGTGTCGAAGGATCCTTCGAAACCGAACAAATTGTTGACTTGGCCTCTAAGGAAAAACATAATCTTGGATGTAGCGAAAGGTTTGGCTTATTTGCACTACGGAGTCAAGCCTGCAATCTATCATAGGGATATCAAAGCTACTAATATTCTACTTGATGAAGATATGAGGGCAAGAGTTGCCGATTTCGGACTTGCGAAGCAAAGCAGGGAGGGTCAGTCTCATCTCACTACTAGGGTGGCGGGGACTCATGGATACCTTGCGCCGGAATACGCGCTTTATGGTCAACTGACGGAGAAGAGTGATGTGTATAGCTTTGGCGTGGTTGTTTTGGAGATAATGTGCGGGAGGAAGGCTCTTGATTTGTCTTCGTCAGGATCGCCGCGGGCGTTCTTGATTACAGATTGGGCTTGGTCGTTGGTGAAATCGGGGAAAATAGACGAGGCTTTGGATGCTTCTCTTTTGAAAGACGAAAACAATACTAGTTCGAATCCAAAGAGCATAATGGAAAGGTTTTTGCTGGTTGGAATTCTGTGTTCTCATGTAATGGTCGCTTTGAGACCGACTATTTCAGATGCTTTGAAGATGTTGGAAGGCGATATCGAAGTTCCTCAAATTCCAGACAGGCCTATGCCTCTTGGACATCCTTCATTTTATAATAACGACTGCAACGGCAACACTTTTAGCATTTCTCCGGCGTTAAGCGGCCTCAAATTGCCCACGGGAGACATGCTCAG GTCAATTAGTGAGAGATGA